AACGGAAATAGTGCAACGGTTACAGCCATAGAAATTAAAAATGTAACCGAACAACCGCCTTTGCTTTTTGACTTGACAGGCTTGCAAAAAGAAGCTAACAAAAAGCTGAACCTTTCTGCTGAAGAAACGCTGAACATTGCCCAAAGCCTTTACGAAAAGAAATTCATCACTTATCCTCGTACGGGAAGCAAATATATTCCAGAAGATATGTGGGCTGAAATTCCAAATCTTGTAAGAGCTTTGCAAGACAGGGAAAACTGCAAACAAGCATTAACTAAAATAAAATGGGGACGTTTTAATAAACGCATCGTGAATGATTTGCGAGTTACCGACCACCACGCTTTATTGATTACAGAAAAAATTCCATCGGCATTAAATGCAAAAGAAAATGCAGTGTATGATATGATTGCTTTTCGACTGCTGGAAGCGATTTCTCAAGTTTGCACCAAAGAGATAACCGACGTTGCTTTAGATACTGTACATTATGATTTTACTGCAAAAGGCTGTAAGATTATTGAACCTGGTTGGCGCTATATCAAAGGAAATTTTGCAGACGATGACACCGAATCTTTACAAGATTTGCCTGAATTAAAAAAGGGCGATGAACTTAAAATAAAAGAAGCCTCCGTTTTGGAAAAACAAACTAAACCGCCTGTAATATATACCGAAGCCGGGCTTTTAATGGCTATGGAAACTGCAGGGAAAGGGATAGAAAATGAGGAAGAACGTAAAGCTCTGCAAAATATTGGTATTGGCACACCTGCAACACGGGCATCAATAATTGAAACGCTATTTACCCGAAATTATATCCAAAGGGAAAAGAAATCTCTCGTCCCAACCGAAAAAGGATTGCAGGTTTATGAATTGGTAAAAGACCAAAAAATTGCTGATGTGGCAATGACAGCCGAATGGGAATTGGCATTGCAGAAAATTGAAAACGACGAAGCTGATGTTGAAGCATTTCAAAGTGAAATGGAAACGTATGCAAAATCTATTACGGATGAATTGTTGCAAACTATCATTGCCAACGAAAACCTGCCTCAACTTGTTTGCCCGAAATGTAAAAACCAACAATTGATTATCAGAGATAAGATTGTAAAATGTCCGGATGAAAATTGTAATTGGGTACAGTTCCGCAATGTTTGTGGCGTACAAATCAGTATTTCTGATATTGAAAGCCTTGTGAATAAAGGAAAAACAACACTGATTAAGGGAATGAAAAGCAAAGCTGGAAAGAAATTCGATGCTTATATCGTACTGAACGTTAAAGCCGAAAGTTCCTTTGAATTTGAGAAAAACAAGAATTATAAAAAGTAATGGAAAATAAAGCTATCATTAGTCGGCAGGAAATTGAAAATCAGATTTATACCATAAGAAGTCAACAGATTATGCTAGATAGTGACTTGGCAAGTATTTATCAGGTGGAAACAAAAAACCTCAACAAAGCCGTAAAAAGAAATGCTGA
The Flavobacterium kingsejongi genome window above contains:
- a CDS encoding type IA DNA topoisomerase; amino-acid sequence: MKAIIAEKPSVAREIASLLGASEKKDGYLTGNGYCVTWAFGHLIGLGMPEDYGISGFQKASLPILPNPFLLTVRKVKKDKNYVADTGAVKQLKIIEQVFNRCDSIIVATDAGREGELIFRYIYEYLKCNKPFERLWISSLTEKAIKQGFDNLKNGKEFDGLYQSAQGRSRADWLVGINATQALSIMAGNGIYSLGRVQTPTLALICKRYFDNKNFSIKKYYQIQLLHNKEMIAFKILSTTKWDDKKLADDTLRTIERNGNSATVTAIEIKNVTEQPPLLFDLTGLQKEANKKLNLSAEETLNIAQSLYEKKFITYPRTGSKYIPEDMWAEIPNLVRALQDRENCKQALTKIKWGRFNKRIVNDLRVTDHHALLITEKIPSALNAKENAVYDMIAFRLLEAISQVCTKEITDVALDTVHYDFTAKGCKIIEPGWRYIKGNFADDDTESLQDLPELKKGDELKIKEASVLEKQTKPPVIYTEAGLLMAMETAGKGIENEEERKALQNIGIGTPATRASIIETLFTRNYIQREKKSLVPTEKGLQVYELVKDQKIADVAMTAEWELALQKIENDEADVEAFQSEMETYAKSITDELLQTIIANENLPQLVCPKCKNQQLIIRDKIVKCPDENCNWVQFRNVCGVQISISDIESLVNKGKTTLIKGMKSKAGKKFDAYIVLNVKAESSFEFEKNKNYKK